The genomic window AAGCCTGATGGGCAATCTTTGCTATCGCCAAGCTAAAAACGAAGAAGATCGGTTGGGGCAGTTCTCCACGCCTCCGGCGATTGCGAATCTGTTAGCTGGATTAGTGGCAAATGGAATTAACGAGCCGGTAAGTTTGCTAGATTTGGGTGCCGGTGGAGGACCCTTAGCGAAGGCTTTGGACCGTTGTATTGACCTTGGCAGCTCGGCTCTGTTGGAGGTCGATTGTGCCTACACGGAGCAGTTGGCGTGCCTTCCTATCCAAGGCGAGGTGAAGGTCGTGAGGTCAGATTTCCTTGGTGACGAGTGGCTCCCAACACAGTCCCCCAACGTTGTTCTCAGCAACCCTCCCTATGGATCTTTCAAAGCAAGTCAACGTTTACAGAAGCTGAGTCGAGATTTGGGGTTTCAGACACCCGTTAAAGGTGAGTGGATGAGAACCGATGCCGCCTTTCTTGTAAGGGCTTGGTCATTCATGGAGTTAGGCACGCGCATAGGCTTTATCGTATCGGAGGCGATGATTACTCACCCCTCCTTTGCGAAGTTTCGGTCGGTTCTGGTCAATAAATTGAGTAGTCTTGAGGTGATTAAGCTCGAACCTACCATTTTTGCGCGTGCTGAGGTTAGTGCATATATGATAGTTGGTACCCGAGCAGTATCGAGGCGTCGTAACGTCGTTCTGCAAAGAGCTGACTCAGCTGGCCAGGTTACAGAAGAACTGCATGTTTCCCATTCTGACGCTGTGCTTTCATTGGATTTAGACTATCACGCGGCTCTAAAGAGATTGTCGCTTTCTGTCTCCGAGACGTCGTCTCGTCTTTATGACTTGAATGTGTCTATAAATAGAGGCAGCCGCTCGCGTAAGCAATTTCTTGATCTGGGTATAAGCGCTTTTCATACTACCGATTTTCCTGAGCATAGCGACGAGGTGGTTTTAGGGACCAATAACAGCTCTGGATACCGAGATGCGAAGTCGGGCGACATACTTATCCCCCGTGTAGGGACACGGTGTCTCGATAAACAGGCTCGAGTCAGTGCAGGTGCAGGAGTATTTACTGATTGTGTTTACCGCATCTCTGCCGAGGCGTCGATACAAAAAGTAGTTTGGAAGACCCTTAGTAGCGCGTTTGGTAGCGAGTGGAGGATGGCTGTTGCGTCCGGTAGCTGCGCAAAACACTTACCACTTGCGACGCTTCGATCAATGCCTTTGCTGTTTTAGCTGCCGGATCTTTGCACCTGAATGTGATGCCATAGCGTTTCGCCGAATGAACGCTTGTTCATTCGGACTGGGTGGTCATAAAACAAAGAAACTGGCGCATGCGCTTTTTTTGTGTCAATCAGAAAGAGTGCAGTGGCAATAGTGTGAGGCTTCGTTCCGAGGGGCGATACAAACACTTGTTGTTGAGGTGTGGTGTTGAGAGGCTCAAAGATATCCCACAGCGTAAGAAATGCTTCGCGGACTGAATCAGCCGCACAATAATGAATGCGTGATTGCGTAATTCCATGCGATTCGAAGAGGTTCAGGTGCGGCTTTATACTCTTGCTCTCCCACCCGGTTCGGAACGCGGGAATTCCAACAATCGGTAACAGTCTGTATTTTTCTGATAGCGCGTCCTCGCGATGCGCTAAGGCATTTTTGACCCGGTCAGCCTCAAAGCCAAGAAAAAAAATGTGTGTCGCGTCGGACTGAGAATCCAGCTGATGGTTAAATCCATTTATGCCACAAAAATTGCGATTTGTGGTGAGCTCGTAGCTGTCTTGAGCCGAGTCGCTTTGTGACAGTGGGGGCTTTTTGGTGTAACCCTCGGGCTCGGCGTAAAGGAAGTCTACTTGGGTGATCGACGCTGCCTCTAGTGCACGAAGTAGCATAAGTATCTCTCCCAACCCTAAGGTCGTGGCCTCGAGTACTATGCGGTTGCTTCCCACCAAATCTTTGGCAATTCTTATCGGCGATACCTCTTGATTGTCAATCAAAAGTCGCTGCTTTTCTGGTTCGAAACTCACTGTGCCAGTTTGTTTCGCTGCGTCTGAAACAAGCGCTATTGCAGATGCACCGCGTTTATCGACTGCTTTACCTACGAAAGCGACATCAGGTCTGCCAAGATCGGGAGGTGAGTTTTCTGAACTCGCGGACAAGAACTCGAACCCGGGTCCGGCAGACGGCATCACTTAATCATCTGGGTTCTACCCCGATTTTACGGACACTTCAAAGAAGCCCGATAATGGGCAAAAGGAGTGTTTATGTCCAAGAGAAGGAAGTACAGCCCAGAGTTTAAGCGCGGTGCTGTGCAGCAAGTTCAACAGCCTGGCGTAAGCTGCGCACAGGTGGCTCGGGAGTTGGGCATCGGGCCCAACTTGCTGACCCGCTGGAAGCGTGAGGCCGAATTGGAGGGTGCCAGGGCCTTCGGTGGCACGGGCAATGCGCGCGATGAAGAAGTTGCACAACTGAGGCGCGAGCTGGCCCGGGTGAAGAAGGAACGCGATTTTTTGCGCGAAGCGGCAACGTTCTTTGCAAAGGGATCGTCCTGAGGTACCAGGCGATTCAGCGTTGTCGCAGTGAATTCCCCCTCCGCATGATGTGCCGGTGCCTAAAGGTGTCGCCTAGCGGCTATTACGACTGGGAGAGGCGTTTACCCAGTGATCGGCATGTCGACAACGAGCGGTTGCTTAGGCGTATCCGCGAGATCCACGAAGACAGTCGAGGTGCCATTGGCGCCCCGCGCATGCATGAGGACCTAAGCGATGCCGGTGAGACTGCCAGCAAGAATCGCATTGCTCGCCTTATGGCACGCGATGGCCTACAAGGCTGGCCTCGTAAGAAGAAGCGAGGTCAGCGCGGCAGACCGGGCTTACCGCCGCCAGGCGTGCGTAATCTTTTGGAGCGAGATTTCAACGCATTGGAACCGGAGACCAAGTGGGTCACCGACATTACCGAGTTCAAGACGGATGAGGGCAAGCTGTTTTTGTGCGTTGTCGTCGACCTCTTTAACAAGATCGTAGTGGGTTGGTCGATGCATCATCGTCAGGATCGCCAAATGGTTCTTAGAGCGATTGAGATGGCCTTATGGCAACGCCAAGGCGGGTGGTCTGTCATTCTGCATTCTGATCGCGGTACGCAATTTCGCAGCGGCGATTACCAGCGGTTTCTCAAGCAAAATGCACTGGTCTGCTCAATGAGCGCCGTGGGTCATTGCGGTGACAACGCGGCTTGCGAAGGCTTCTTTGGTCTTCTGAAACGGGAGCGCACTCACCATACAAAATATCGGACTTTGGATATCGCTAAAGCAGATATATTTGACTACATCGAGCGATTCCATAATCCTCGCATGAGACGAAGAGTGGCAAGGCAAGACCTGAAGTTTTCAGGCGTTTTAAAACCGTCCGTGGAATCGGGGTAGAACCCTCTCCAAATAGATCAGCTGTCGGCTGCAACGCACTGCTTTTTGTGCTCAGGTCTCTAATCAATGCATCGCGAGTTGCTTGGTCACCGCTTGACATGATCAAGATATCTCTAGCGGACAGCTGAGTGCTTCTCTTCTTACGGTATGAAACCTGGTAAAAAGGCGAGAAAATTGGATTTAACACATAATCTGAATCAGTCGCACCCACCGACTTCATCTTTGTTTCTTTCTGTTGATACAAGATTGACCATTTCTCAGCTTCCCTTATAACTGGTGCTAGTTCACTGTTGCTGTCGCCGTGCGACAACGTAAAGTGGTTTGTTTCGGGTTCACTTTGTCGGTCAGAGCGGTGAAGGGCTCGAAATAGAGATCCTAGACTTTTTGCTAGATTCTGTAGCTGCGGGCCGAGTTTTCCGCAGCCGCCACTAACATCGTCAAGAATTTTTTCGCTTGCCAAACGCATAGCACTTGCCTGTGTCGTGGGACTGACAGTTATCTCCGACTGGCTCTGTCGGTTCAACTCATGTTCCTTGAAAATGCGATGAATGAGCTCAAGCGTGTGCCGAATATTGTGCCTAGACACCAGAGTAAGTGTTTTGAACCCAGAGAAAAGAATCGAGTCTCTTTGTGCATCAATGTAAATAGCGTTGACGCAACCGAATAGATTGTTGTTTATCAAGTTGCCATTTGAAGAAAATCGAGTAGATTTGCCCTGTTTTTCATTTTTGAGCTCCTGAAGAAGTTGGTCTGGGTTTTCGCTGTCTCTGTTCAACAGGGCCCATGTGATAACGGAGGGCCCAGGTAGATCCTCGAAGATGAAGCAATCGGATGTTAGTTCTGACCCGCGCTTTTTAAGCGCTTTGTCAATACGAATCTCGAGTCTTTTTCGCAGTGGTTCGTCCCTCAGAATCTCTGTAGCTGCCTGTACAGCTGGAACCCTAGGTAGTAGCTGCTCAGCCACGTGTATCACCTGTCTCCGATAGTTACTATCCCCGTACCTTTCTTCTACCCTGGTTACATCACGTAACGCGGATGGATCTATAGGCATGTTGGGGAAAGTGGACTCTAGCTTCTCGGACAGACGGAAAAAAAGAAGCTCCGCGGCAAAAAGCTCAAATTTCTGATCATCAAGTTCTAGCTCTAGATCAATTATCCGGTAGTCTGAAATTTGTTGGATTGACTCGGGTCCAATTGTTTCAGTCGTGTGCAACCCATTCCGCTTCATGGCTATGTTAAACAGTAATGGTTTCTTGCTGTGCTTTAACAGGCCGTTAATCAATTCCTGTTGTTCAGTCCGAGTGTTCTCATACTCATCAATGAAAACCGCATAACTTGCCTGTGAAAGATAGGGAAGGTTCGCTTTGACACACTCTATGAGAGTAGCAAGAAATCCTGGAAAAGGCAGGAATACAGGCTTGGAGACTGATTCAAGATTGTTGACCCATGCTGAGAGCCTTCGGCTGCGAGATCGCAAGTCTTTCCTGAGTGAGTCAATGTCACGGCTCAAACTTGGATCGTAGTCTCTGACTTCATCGAAATCCAAAGCGTCTAGGTTTCCATAGTGTCGCTTGCGTTCATCATTGCAGTTCAAATTCAAAATGCTATCTAGGAACTCCACTCCAAGATCGCACGCCAGAACGTGCTCAAATGCACTGCGCCAAACGTTGTCTTCTTGTCCGCAGCCCACAAATCCGTTCAAAAAGTTGGTGTCGGCCCGCCAGTAAAGACCAATGTGACTTAAAGCATCATCAGGGAGTGAACCTCGACTCGCAGAAAATTGAGATGCATGACAAAAATATCTTAGTATTGTTGTTTTTCCGCATCCGCGCCCACCAACAACTGCCAGAGACTTACTCTGGTTTTTGATGTCCAGGCCATCAAAATATGGTGGAACTATGAATTCAGCCCAGTTATCGTCGTTGCTCTCCTCACTTCGATTCTTTGAGAAGAGCTCATGGAGATCTGTACTCATGTTTATCTCCGTAGTAGAGGTTTCCAGTTATCCGATTGAAACCAAAGTATTGGTAGCGAGTTGTTAGGGGTAGAATGGTAGAAACCAAATGTTAGTTCTAACTCTCCGAACCCGAGCGCGTTCTTACCCTTCCTCGGGCCAATGCTATTTTTTGCACAGAAATCTAAGTACCAATTTTTTGCTTGCGTAGCATCGATGGATCCACGAGTCTTCTCGTCCCAATACTGGCTTTGGAAGAACCTGTGACTATCGTCTAGAAGTTCAGCTGGTGTGATCGACAAATTCGCGAATTGCTTTTTCAGGTATTCGATACCGGTGGAGCAGGCAACAATCGGCACATAGTGCAAGTCAATGCCTGAGGAGAGAAGTTTTTCTAGCTGCCACCGTTTGTAGAATTTTTCAAACTGCGATCCTGTTCCAAGGAAATCATCGACGAAAATGATGGTTTCAGTCGCGGACTCTCTTAGATGTTGCTCCACCTGCCACGGCCAGCACATCCAGCCTTGCTCGACCCTCAGTGTGCGCGCGAGTTGTCTTAATATGTATGGTCCGGATTTCGTTGGTGGATCATGATCACGTATCACTGGCACTAACCTTATTTTCGGATCGTCGCGCAGACGGAGGTTACTCACTAGTGTTCCATCCCATTGTTTGCCCGTAACTGCCCCATTGAGATTGCCGCGAAACACCGCGCGTAGCGCGGAGTCAACCTGCCGTCGAGATCTGAAGATGAGGCGCTCTAAGAGGCAGGCGGCGAAGTACTTT from Congregibacter litoralis KT71 includes these protein-coding regions:
- a CDS encoding N-6 DNA methylase produces the protein MGNLCYRQAKNEEDRLGQFSTPPAIANLLAGLVANGINEPVSLLDLGAGGGPLAKALDRCIDLGSSALLEVDCAYTEQLACLPIQGEVKVVRSDFLGDEWLPTQSPNVVLSNPPYGSFKASQRLQKLSRDLGFQTPVKGEWMRTDAAFLVRAWSFMELGTRIGFIVSEAMITHPSFAKFRSVLVNKLSSLEVIKLEPTIFARAEVSAYMIVGTRAVSRRRNVVLQRADSAGQVTEELHVSHSDAVLSLDLDYHAALKRLSLSVSETSSRLYDLNVSINRGSRSRKQFLDLGISAFHTTDFPEHSDEVVLGTNNSSGYRDAKSGDILIPRVGTRCLDKQARVSAGAGVFTDCVYRISAEASIQKVVWKTLSSAFGSEWRMAVASGSCAKHLPLATLRSMPLLF
- a CDS encoding IS3 family transposase (programmed frameshift) — translated: MSKRRKYSPEFKRGAVQQVQQPGVSCAQVARELGIGPNLLTRWKREAELEGARAFGGTGNARDEEVAQLRRELARVKKERGFFARSGNVLCKGIVLRYQAIQRCRSEFPLRMMCRCLKVSPSGYYDWERRLPSDRHVDNERLLRRIREIHEDSRGAIGAPRMHEDLSDAGETASKNRIARLMARDGLQGWPRKKKRGQRGRPGLPPPGVRNLLERDFNALEPETKWVTDITEFKTDEGKLFLCVVVDLFNKIVVGWSMHHRQDRQMVLRAIEMALWQRQGGWSVILHSDRGTQFRSGDYQRFLKQNALVCSMSAVGHCGDNAACEGFFGLLKRERTHHTKYRTLDIAKADIFDYIERFHNPRMRRRVARQDLKFSGVLKPSVESG
- a CDS encoding ATP-binding protein, with amino-acid sequence MSTDLHELFSKNRSEESNDDNWAEFIVPPYFDGLDIKNQSKSLAVVGGRGCGKTTILRYFCHASQFSASRGSLPDDALSHIGLYWRADTNFLNGFVGCGQEDNVWRSAFEHVLACDLGVEFLDSILNLNCNDERKRHYGNLDALDFDEVRDYDPSLSRDIDSLRKDLRSRSRRLSAWVNNLESVSKPVFLPFPGFLATLIECVKANLPYLSQASYAVFIDEYENTRTEQQELINGLLKHSKKPLLFNIAMKRNGLHTTETIGPESIQQISDYRIIDLELELDDQKFELFAAELLFFRLSEKLESTFPNMPIDPSALRDVTRVEERYGDSNYRRQVIHVAEQLLPRVPAVQAATEILRDEPLRKRLEIRIDKALKKRGSELTSDCFIFEDLPGPSVITWALLNRDSENPDQLLQELKNEKQGKSTRFSSNGNLINNNLFGCVNAIYIDAQRDSILFSGFKTLTLVSRHNIRHTLELIHRIFKEHELNRQSQSEITVSPTTQASAMRLASEKILDDVSGGCGKLGPQLQNLAKSLGSLFRALHRSDRQSEPETNHFTLSHGDSNSELAPVIREAEKWSILYQQKETKMKSVGATDSDYVLNPIFSPFYQVSYRKKRSTQLSARDILIMSSGDQATRDALIRDLSTKSSALQPTADLFGEGSTPIPRTVLKRLKTSGLALPLFVSCEDYGIARCSQIYLL
- a CDS encoding phosphoribosyltransferase-like protein, producing the protein MNVPENASYFTASTLRTANSMIDQGFLGIESIRLDAWWQQFIGDEEKYFAACLLERLIFRSRRQVDSALRAVFRGNLNGAVTGKQWDGTLVSNLRLRDDPKIRLVPVIRDHDPPTKSGPYILRQLARTLRVEQGWMCWPWQVEQHLRESATETIIFVDDFLGTGSQFEKFYKRWQLEKLLSSGIDLHYVPIVACSTGIEYLKKQFANLSITPAELLDDSHRFFQSQYWDEKTRGSIDATQAKNWYLDFCAKNSIGPRKGKNALGFGELELTFGFYHSTPNNSLPILWFQSDNWKPLLRR